TCGGCCTCGGCGTCGACCGCCTGGTCATGATGCTCACCGGCACGGCCATCCGCTCGGTCCTGACGTTCCCGTTCGTACGGCCGCTGGACATCTAGCGCGGCCGCGTCAGCCGGTTCGGATCTCGAGCTGCTCTCCGACCTCGGCGAAGTGCTCGACCGATGGGAACGGCTCGTAGAAGTGGTGCAGCTGCGCCTTCCACTGCTGGTATTCCGGCGAGCCGCGGAAACCCTCGGTGTGGTCGGTGAGCTGCTCCCAGCGCACCAGCAACAGGTAGACGTGCGGCCGCTCCAGGCATCGTGACAATGTCAGATCGACGAAGCCCGATCGACCCGCGATGATCGGACGGGCCAACGCGAACGCGGCCTCGAACTCCGCTTCGCGCCCCGGGATCACCGGTAGCAGCGCATGTTCCAGAATCATCGACGTCTCCGCTGGGCTGCATTCCCTGTCCCTGATCGCCGAAGGCGACCAGGGACCGGACGGTACCTGGTGGGTCAGGCCGAGGCGGCGGTCAGGGCATCCAGCTGGGCGGTGCTCAGATTCAGGTGCGCCGAGGCGATCAGGCTCTCGACCTGGGCGAGCTTGCTGGCGCTGGCGATCGGCGCGATGACGGTGGGCTGCGCCGCCAGCCACGCGAGGGCAACGCTGGTGACCGCGGCGCCCCGCTCGGCGGCGATCTGGTCCAGCGCCGCCAACACCTTGCGGCCGCGTCCGTCCAGGTACCGCGCAGCACCTTCGCCCCGCGGCGACCGGCCGTCGGCCGCGCCCGTGCGGTACTTACCGGTCAGAAAGCCGCTGGCCAGGGCGGAATACGGTACGGTGACGAGGTTCTCGCGGTCGACGACCTCCTGCAGAGCACCTTCGAACTCGTCGCGGTGCACCAGGTTGTAGTGCGGTTGCACGGCCACGTACCGCGGCGCCGACAGCTCGTCAGCGACCCTCAACGACTCGGTCAGCCGCTCGGCGGTGAAGTTCGACGCAGCCAGTGCCCGTACCTTGCCCTCGGCCACCAGTTCGGCGAAAGCGCCTATCGTCTCGGCGATCTCCACCGA
This window of the Nakamurella panacisegetis genome carries:
- a CDS encoding antibiotic biosynthesis monooxygenase family protein; this translates as MILEHALLPVIPGREAEFEAAFALARPIIAGRSGFVDLTLSRCLERPHVYLLLVRWEQLTDHTEGFRGSPEYQQWKAQLHHFYEPFPSVEHFAEVGEQLEIRTG
- a CDS encoding aldo/keto reductase, producing MTQATVTRTIPGTDLSVFPLSLGGNVFGWTADEDSSFEILDAYVAGGGNFIDTADVYSLWAPGNSGGESETIIGKWLAARGHRADVVIATKVSSHPDAKGLSRESIRKGVEASLRRLGTDYIDLYYAHRDDESVEIAETIGAFAELVAEGKVRALAASNFTAERLTESLRVADELSAPRYVAVQPHYNLVHRDEFEGALQEVVDRENLVTVPYSALASGFLTGKYRTGAADGRSPRGEGAARYLDGRGRKVLAALDQIAAERGAAVTSVALAWLAAQPTVIAPIASASKLAQVESLIASAHLNLSTAQLDALTAASA